Proteins from a single region of Chryseobacterium sp. T16E-39:
- a CDS encoding SusD/RagB family nutrient-binding outer membrane lipoprotein, whose translation MKNIIKSFLLIGAFALTSCETSLDTINENPNDQASIDPKSLLTYVAKDAFQVNGDNMYASRMMIGTDGENSYQYMKWNEASFEIYTKGLLNTGKIIQEAERINNKNYIAIGKFFRAYYFYNLSLKLGSIPYSEAVKGESGITQPKYDSQEAVMSGILTELKEANDLINTSDKIEGDIVYNGDATKWKKLINSFRLKILISLSKKTTVGNYTIATEFASIAGSQPLMSSITDNGELKFADAADSRYTMFNNSGYGSSLYMADYFINLFKSRQDPRLFTFAAQTTGAKEAGKPITDFTGYNGGNPTSPYSDNAALVAAKNISKVNDRFYKDPTNEPSSVLSYPELEFILAEATARGWISGSAKTHYDNAIKGSFSFYQTYVKNPNLYFSGFNVNNYLTTPLVVYDNSASLPNQLEKIMTQKYMTMFHQSQWTSYYDYLRTGYPNYPLQTGVAAPFRFRYPQSEYNYNNANLKAALAAQYGGNDNINSKPWWLQ comes from the coding sequence ATGAAAAACATTATAAAATCATTCCTCCTTATAGGAGCTTTCGCACTGACGTCATGTGAAACCAGCCTTGATACCATCAATGAAAATCCAAATGATCAGGCCAGTATTGATCCTAAATCTCTTCTAACCTATGTTGCAAAAGATGCTTTCCAGGTAAATGGAGATAATATGTATGCCTCTAGAATGATGATCGGAACAGATGGAGAAAACTCATACCAATATATGAAATGGAATGAAGCCTCTTTTGAAATCTACACTAAAGGGCTTTTAAACACGGGTAAGATCATACAGGAAGCGGAGAGGATCAATAATAAAAACTATATTGCTATTGGTAAATTTTTCAGAGCTTATTATTTTTATAATCTAAGTTTAAAATTGGGAAGTATACCCTATTCAGAGGCAGTAAAAGGAGAATCTGGAATTACTCAACCTAAATATGATAGTCAGGAAGCAGTAATGTCCGGAATATTAACTGAGCTGAAAGAAGCCAATGACCTCATCAATACGAGTGATAAAATAGAAGGAGATATTGTTTATAATGGTGATGCTACCAAATGGAAAAAACTTATTAATTCTTTTCGCCTGAAAATTTTAATTTCGCTTTCCAAAAAAACAACGGTAGGAAATTACACTATTGCCACAGAATTTGCTTCTATTGCAGGAAGCCAGCCTTTGATGTCTTCCATTACAGATAATGGAGAACTTAAGTTTGCAGATGCTGCAGACAGCCGATATACGATGTTCAATAACAGTGGGTATGGTTCAAGTTTATACATGGCAGATTATTTTATCAACTTATTTAAAAGCAGACAGGATCCACGCCTATTTACTTTCGCTGCTCAAACAACAGGAGCAAAAGAAGCAGGAAAACCAATCACTGATTTTACAGGATACAATGGAGGAAATCCAACATCTCCATATTCCGATAATGCGGCGTTAGTGGCTGCAAAAAACATTTCAAAAGTTAATGACCGTTTTTATAAGGATCCTACTAATGAGCCATCTTCAGTCCTTAGCTATCCTGAGTTAGAATTTATTTTGGCAGAGGCCACTGCAAGGGGGTGGATTTCAGGTTCTGCTAAAACGCATTATGACAATGCCATTAAAGGGAGCTTTAGTTTTTATCAGACCTATGTTAAGAATCCAAATCTCTATTTTTCAGGATTTAATGTCAATAACTATTTAACGACTCCTTTAGTTGTTTACGATAACTCCGCATCATTACCCAATCAGCTGGAGAAAATTATGACCCAAAAATATATGACAATGTTCCATCAGTCACAATGGACATCCTATTATGATTACTTAAGAACCGGGTATCCTAATTATCCTTTACAGACTGGGGTTGCAGCACCATTCAGATTCAGATATCCACAGAGTGAATATAATTATAACAATGCCAATCTTAAAGCGGCTCTGGCAGCTCAGTATGGTGGAAATGACAATATTAACTCAAAGCCTTGGTGGTTACAATAA
- a CDS encoding WxL protein host-binding domain-containing protein: protein MIKRIYILIFFILPFVFLNASIVVLNGLTHSYKVENGQVYKGKIALQNTGSTSQNVKIFLQDFSYQSNGSIYYTTPHTNEKTNADWIKLNTTFLTLKAKEKTEVFYEITIPNNLTMAGSYWSVIIVEPVEDIKPSDSKQGVNITSIVRYAIQIITDYDSEKVKPDLKFESIKIDKEEGKRILKIAIANHGVIYCKSSASVEIYNRKSGEKVGTFSTQAMGLLPQTSKLFPIDISKMPPDKYNAVIIATDEDENAFALNVELEVKND from the coding sequence ATGATAAAGCGTATCTATATACTAATTTTCTTTATCCTGCCTTTTGTATTTTTAAATGCAAGTATTGTAGTCCTTAATGGACTTACCCACAGCTATAAAGTAGAAAACGGCCAGGTTTACAAAGGAAAAATTGCCTTACAAAATACAGGGAGTACCTCTCAAAATGTAAAAATATTCTTACAGGATTTTTCTTATCAGTCAAATGGCTCTATCTATTATACGACCCCACACACCAATGAAAAAACAAATGCAGACTGGATTAAACTTAATACCACTTTCCTTACGCTGAAAGCCAAAGAGAAAACTGAAGTCTTTTATGAAATCACTATTCCCAATAATCTTACCATGGCAGGTAGTTATTGGAGTGTAATCATCGTCGAGCCTGTAGAAGACATAAAACCAAGTGATAGCAAACAGGGAGTAAATATTACTTCTATTGTAAGATATGCTATCCAGATCATTACAGATTATGATTCTGAAAAGGTAAAACCCGATCTGAAATTTGAAAGTATAAAAATAGATAAAGAAGAGGGCAAGCGAATATTAAAGATCGCTATTGCTAATCACGGAGTAATCTACTGTAAATCCAGTGCATCTGTCGAAATATACAATCGGAAAAGCGGAGAAAAGGTAGGTACTTTTTCCACCCAGGCAATGGGATTATTACCTCAGACATCCAAATTATTTCCCATTGATATTAGTAAAATGCCCCCCGACAAATACAATGCGGTCATTATTGCAACTGATGAAGATGAAAATGCATTTGCTCTTAATGTGGAATTAGAAGTAAAAAATGATTAA
- a CDS encoding phosphocholine-specific phospholipase C has translation MNRKEFLQKSSLLLAGLGTSSVLHPSILKALTIEPAALSTFYDAEHVVILMQENRSFDHAFGSLKGVRGFLDKKAFVKQDGQSVFFQKGNDGKYASPARLDLRNTKSTWMSSLPHSWSDQQKAFNKGKYDQWLQSKSSGNKDYKNIPLTLGYYNREDLPFYYQLADAFTIFDQYFCSSLTGTTPNRLFHWSGTLREQQTGKVKANVYNENIDYDKNHQARWKSFPEILEDQNVSWKIYQNEISLPKGMSGEQEAWLSNFTDNPIEWFSSFNVKFSKGYYKNIPNIINYLKQEIEKNPNQKEKLEGLIAELQEDLIKYHPDNYSKLSQKDRNLHEKAFTTNSGDPDFWNLEIGNDEHGEKLVVPKGDVLFQFRKDVEEKKLPLVSWLVAPEHFSDHPGSPWYGAWYISEVLNILTKDPETWKKTIFIINYDENDGYFDHVLPFAPPLNPSQPVDMNGKEGSEYVNKNQEYMSSPKVKDYERIEGTVGLGYRVPMIIASPWTKGGFVNSEVSDHTSVLQFLEKFIKKKFNKDTTVENISEWRRAICGDLISAFNSSNVKAPQMDYLDQKEYAKTINAAKNKPVPDLKWHSENELSDTLLEIQERGIKPSNALPYNYHVNLEGEHITMTNLKEAGIPLLIYDRTKFENGNYYFSYALYSKQKLSHSVSFDRYDYEVFGPNGFFRKFKGTQKPDFEIQLINDIQNTGVQLIFKKNTKENISVLLEDLYEKNSKTISFNKNEERLPISLNKNKGWYDLKLTIRDHTWHFSGRIETGKTSISDPHWV, from the coding sequence ATGAACAGAAAAGAATTTTTACAGAAGTCAAGTTTGTTGTTGGCTGGTTTAGGAACTTCAAGTGTCTTACATCCTTCCATTTTAAAAGCACTTACTATAGAACCCGCTGCTTTATCCACATTTTACGATGCCGAACATGTCGTTATTCTCATGCAGGAGAACCGTTCATTTGATCATGCTTTCGGTTCATTAAAAGGTGTAAGGGGCTTCCTTGATAAGAAAGCTTTCGTAAAACAAGATGGACAATCTGTTTTTTTTCAGAAAGGAAATGATGGGAAATATGCTTCTCCTGCCCGTTTAGATTTAAGAAATACAAAATCTACCTGGATGAGTTCATTGCCTCACTCCTGGTCCGACCAACAAAAAGCTTTTAATAAAGGAAAATACGACCAGTGGTTACAATCAAAATCTTCAGGAAATAAAGATTATAAAAACATCCCACTTACCTTAGGCTATTATAACCGTGAAGATCTACCATTTTATTATCAACTGGCCGATGCATTTACCATATTCGATCAATATTTTTGTTCTTCCCTTACCGGTACGACGCCGAACCGTCTTTTTCATTGGTCAGGAACTTTAAGAGAGCAGCAAACCGGTAAAGTAAAAGCCAATGTTTATAATGAAAATATTGACTATGATAAGAACCATCAGGCGAGATGGAAAAGTTTTCCCGAAATATTAGAAGATCAAAATGTTTCGTGGAAGATATATCAAAATGAAATCAGCCTTCCCAAGGGAATGTCCGGAGAACAGGAAGCCTGGCTAAGTAATTTTACAGATAATCCTATCGAATGGTTTTCATCATTTAATGTCAAATTCTCAAAAGGATATTATAAAAACATCCCTAATATTATCAATTACCTGAAACAGGAAATTGAAAAAAATCCCAATCAAAAAGAAAAATTAGAAGGATTGATTGCAGAACTCCAGGAAGATCTGATAAAATATCATCCGGATAATTATTCAAAATTATCCCAGAAGGACAGGAATCTTCATGAAAAGGCGTTTACCACTAATTCGGGAGATCCTGATTTTTGGAATTTAGAAATAGGAAATGATGAGCATGGAGAAAAATTAGTCGTCCCAAAAGGAGATGTATTATTCCAGTTCCGTAAAGATGTAGAAGAGAAAAAACTTCCATTAGTTTCGTGGCTGGTTGCTCCGGAACATTTTTCAGACCATCCCGGCTCACCCTGGTATGGAGCCTGGTACATTTCTGAGGTTTTAAATATTCTTACAAAAGATCCTGAAACCTGGAAAAAAACCATCTTCATTATTAATTATGATGAAAATGATGGATATTTTGATCATGTTTTGCCATTTGCCCCTCCATTAAATCCAAGCCAGCCTGTTGATATGAACGGGAAAGAGGGCTCGGAATATGTGAATAAAAACCAGGAGTATATGTCTTCTCCCAAGGTAAAAGATTATGAACGTATTGAAGGAACCGTCGGTTTGGGATACAGAGTACCTATGATCATAGCCTCGCCATGGACAAAAGGGGGCTTTGTAAATTCTGAAGTTTCAGATCATACTTCTGTATTGCAGTTTCTTGAGAAGTTTATTAAGAAAAAATTCAATAAGGATACTACTGTGGAGAACATCAGCGAATGGAGAAGGGCTATTTGCGGAGATCTTATTTCAGCTTTCAACTCTTCTAATGTTAAAGCACCACAGATGGATTATCTGGATCAGAAGGAATATGCAAAAACCATCAATGCTGCTAAAAATAAACCTGTTCCAGATCTAAAATGGCATTCGGAAAATGAGCTTAGTGATACCTTATTGGAAATTCAGGAAAGAGGGATAAAGCCTTCTAATGCATTACCCTACAACTATCATGTCAATCTGGAGGGTGAGCATATTACCATGACCAATCTTAAAGAGGCAGGAATTCCTTTACTGATCTATGACAGGACAAAATTTGAAAACGGGAATTATTATTTTTCATATGCCTTGTATTCAAAACAGAAATTATCACATTCTGTATCTTTTGACAGGTATGATTACGAAGTCTTTGGTCCGAATGGTTTCTTTAGGAAATTCAAAGGAACTCAAAAACCTGATTTTGAAATTCAATTAATAAATGATATCCAAAATACCGGGGTTCAACTGATCTTCAAAAAGAATACAAAAGAAAACATTTCTGTACTTCTGGAAGATCTTTATGAGAAAAACAGCAAAACAATCAGCTTCAACAAAAATGAAGAAAGATTACCTATCAGCCTGAATAAAAATAAAGGATGGTATGATTTAAAACTGACTATTCGGGATCATACCTGGCATTTTTCAGGGAGAATAGAAACAGGAAAAACCTCGATTTCAGATCCCCACTGGGTGTAA
- a CDS encoding SusC/RagA family TonB-linked outer membrane protein, producing MKKTLATFAIFLLPLYLTAQEINISGNVKSENGTGVSGVSVTDKNTGKSATTDENGNFTITANPKDILEFFSPDYSSYTVEVSSKRQYSIVLKKVNEKQIEGVVITALGIAKKKEKIGYSTQEVGTKQFESITTPSIGNLFSGQVAGLNISNPTGMQQAPEFTLRGNSNLVFVIDGVIVEKEVFQNLDPNNIDNINVLKGATASALYGSRGRYGAVLITTKSAKKKGFTVEFSQNTMISAGFTNLPKTQTQYGNGSHGKYEFWDGADGGVNDGDMIWGPKFVPGLKIAQWNSPIRDKTTGQVIPWYGTVAGSQYNDKSRYERVPIDWEYHDNLNTFLKPAVINNNSFSVSYKSNKDIYRLSGNFMNYDDRVPDASLKRYGINFSSENHLTDKLIFDTKFNFTQTFTPNIPNYDYNPSGHMYTILIWMGGDVNGKDLKNHMWVPGQEGRTQANWNYAWYNNPWFGANYYKNQNRTDVINAQTGLEYKVTKDFSVKGKVSIVENHNKQEILSPYSYFNYSAPRSGGYILNDEKTWNLNSDVLATYKKKFSENFDIAVNAGASTFYYKNNKDNASTDGLKVPEQYELSNSAGAIKYYDYLKEKLIYSTYGTIDIGLYNAFFFNVSGRNDWSSTLPKANRSYFYPSASLSAVISNLVKMPESINLLKLSASWAKVAYDFQPYSIRNYYLNNDGITFNGNPTNYYPTTLNYENSLKPEQTKSYELGLSAGLFNNRVTLDATYFRTLDYNNILQFPSAESSGFKSQYVNGNEYTTKGFEVSLGLVPVRTKDFTWRSLINWSTYEQKLTSIYDNMSNYRNIQLGERMDSYYDYTWQKSPEGKVILNAETGMPTKATTPTNLGHFNPDWTFGFNNTFKYKKFTLNIGIDGSVGGVMRSQVVEKMWWGGKHPNSVQYRDQEYANPGTYYFVPDGVNYNAATGTYTPHTKPISFQDWAQNYPYQARVTEAESEEFANVFDRTFVKLRSVILEYDFSYLLNPKGFVKNFTVNISGYNLAMWKKSKNLYSDPDFKIGVGNDSKDPSKVGSGNDIQDPSSRWFGIGFNLKF from the coding sequence ATGAAGAAGACTTTAGCTACTTTTGCAATTTTTTTGCTCCCCCTATATTTAACTGCTCAAGAAATTAATATTTCCGGAAATGTAAAATCCGAAAACGGAACTGGTGTTTCCGGAGTCAGTGTCACTGATAAAAACACAGGAAAATCAGCAACAACTGACGAAAATGGTAATTTCACGATTACCGCAAATCCTAAAGATATTCTGGAATTTTTCTCACCCGATTATTCTTCCTATACTGTTGAGGTTTCTTCAAAAAGACAATATTCGATTGTTTTAAAGAAGGTGAATGAAAAGCAAATTGAAGGAGTGGTAATCACTGCTCTAGGTATTGCCAAAAAGAAAGAAAAAATTGGATATTCCACCCAGGAAGTTGGGACAAAACAATTTGAATCGATAACGACTCCCAGCATCGGAAACTTATTCTCCGGTCAGGTTGCCGGATTAAATATTTCAAATCCTACCGGAATGCAGCAGGCACCTGAATTTACGTTAAGAGGAAATTCCAATCTGGTTTTTGTAATAGATGGTGTCATTGTTGAAAAAGAAGTTTTCCAGAATTTAGATCCTAATAATATTGATAACATCAATGTACTGAAAGGGGCTACTGCTTCAGCATTATATGGATCAAGAGGTAGATACGGAGCGGTTTTAATTACCACAAAAAGTGCTAAAAAGAAAGGCTTTACAGTAGAGTTCTCTCAAAATACAATGATCAGTGCGGGTTTTACCAATCTTCCGAAAACTCAGACTCAATATGGAAACGGATCGCACGGAAAGTATGAATTCTGGGATGGTGCCGATGGAGGGGTGAATGATGGAGACATGATCTGGGGACCTAAGTTTGTTCCCGGATTAAAGATCGCACAATGGAACAGCCCGATTCGGGATAAGACTACAGGACAGGTTATCCCATGGTACGGAACCGTTGCAGGAAGCCAGTATAATGATAAATCAAGATATGAAAGAGTTCCTATTGATTGGGAATATCACGACAATTTAAATACATTCCTAAAACCTGCTGTTATCAATAACAACAGCTTCTCTGTAAGTTACAAAAGTAATAAAGATATATACAGGTTATCGGGTAATTTCATGAATTATGACGACAGAGTTCCTGATGCTTCCCTAAAACGCTACGGGATTAATTTCTCCTCAGAGAATCACCTGACGGATAAATTAATTTTTGATACAAAATTTAACTTTACCCAAACCTTTACTCCTAACATCCCCAATTACGATTACAACCCAAGTGGACATATGTACACTATTCTTATATGGATGGGGGGCGATGTAAACGGAAAAGATCTAAAAAATCATATGTGGGTTCCCGGCCAGGAAGGAAGAACACAAGCAAACTGGAATTATGCCTGGTATAATAACCCTTGGTTTGGGGCAAATTATTATAAAAACCAAAACCGAACGGATGTAATCAATGCTCAAACCGGTCTGGAATATAAAGTAACCAAAGATTTCTCTGTAAAGGGTAAAGTATCCATTGTTGAAAATCACAATAAACAGGAAATTTTAAGCCCCTATTCTTATTTTAATTACAGTGCCCCAAGAAGCGGCGGGTATATTCTGAATGATGAAAAAACATGGAATCTTAACTCGGATGTTTTAGCAACTTATAAGAAAAAGTTCTCAGAAAATTTCGACATTGCTGTTAACGCCGGAGCTTCCACATTCTATTATAAAAATAATAAGGATAATGCTTCAACAGACGGATTGAAAGTACCGGAACAGTATGAATTATCCAACTCTGCAGGAGCCATAAAATACTACGATTATCTGAAGGAAAAACTGATTTACAGTACTTACGGTACTATAGATATTGGTTTGTATAATGCATTTTTCTTTAACGTTTCAGGACGTAATGACTGGTCATCTACTTTACCAAAGGCTAACAGGTCTTACTTTTATCCATCTGCTTCATTAAGTGCAGTTATATCTAACCTTGTTAAGATGCCAGAGTCTATTAACCTATTAAAGCTTTCTGCTTCGTGGGCGAAGGTAGCATATGATTTCCAACCGTATTCGATCAGGAATTATTATTTAAATAATGATGGAATAACTTTTAATGGAAACCCTACCAATTATTATCCAACAACGTTAAATTATGAGAATTCTCTAAAGCCGGAACAGACAAAATCGTATGAACTAGGTTTAAGCGCCGGATTGTTTAACAACAGAGTAACATTGGATGCTACTTACTTCAGGACTTTGGATTATAATAACATCCTTCAGTTTCCAAGTGCGGAGTCTTCAGGTTTTAAATCTCAATATGTAAATGGTAATGAATATACCACTAAAGGTTTTGAAGTCTCTCTGGGATTGGTTCCTGTAAGAACAAAAGATTTCACATGGAGATCCTTGATCAACTGGAGTACCTATGAACAAAAACTGACTTCTATCTATGATAATATGTCTAATTACAGAAATATCCAATTAGGAGAAAGAATGGATAGTTACTACGATTATACATGGCAAAAATCACCGGAAGGAAAAGTTATTCTAAATGCTGAAACAGGTATGCCTACCAAAGCTACTACTCCTACTAATTTAGGACATTTCAATCCAGACTGGACCTTCGGATTTAATAACACTTTCAAATACAAAAAATTCACTTTGAACATCGGTATTGATGGAAGCGTTGGTGGGGTGATGAGGTCTCAGGTAGTTGAAAAAATGTGGTGGGGTGGAAAGCATCCGAATTCTGTACAATACAGAGATCAGGAATACGCCAACCCGGGAACTTATTATTTCGTTCCTGATGGTGTTAATTATAATGCCGCAACCGGTACTTACACTCCACATACCAAGCCTATAAGCTTCCAGGATTGGGCGCAGAACTATCCTTACCAGGCAAGAGTAACCGAGGCTGAAAGTGAAGAATTTGCGAATGTATTTGACCGCACCTTTGTAAAATTAAGATCGGTGATTTTAGAATATGACTTCTCCTATTTACTTAATCCTAAGGGATTCGTGAAAAATTTCACGGTTAATATCTCCGGATATAATCTTGCAATGTGGAAAAAATCTAAAAACCTGTACTCAGATCCTGACTTTAAAATAGGGGTAGGAAATGATAGTAAAGACCCATCAAAAGTCGGTTCTGGAAATGATATCCAGGATCCTTCCAGCCGCTGGTTTGGAATAGGCTTTAACCTTAAATTTTAA